A genomic window from Xenorhabdus cabanillasii includes:
- a CDS encoding TIGR00645 family protein, which translates to MERFIENAMYASRWLLAPVYFGLSLALFALAIKFFQEIIHILPHIFSVTESELILTLLSLIDMALVGGLLVMVMFSGYENFVSTLDIEENKEKLNWLGKMDATSLKNKVAASIVAISSIHLLRVFMDARNVPDNKLMWYVIIHLTFVISAFVMGYLDKLTRHHH; encoded by the coding sequence ATGGAACGATTTATAGAAAACGCTATGTATGCCTCTCGCTGGCTACTTGCACCAGTTTATTTTGGTTTATCACTGGCCCTGTTTGCTCTTGCTATAAAATTCTTTCAGGAAATCATACACATCCTGCCACATATCTTTTCGGTTACTGAATCAGAACTTATCCTGACCTTACTTTCTCTGATTGACATGGCACTGGTTGGTGGGTTGTTGGTAATGGTCATGTTTTCCGGCTACGAAAACTTTGTTTCCACACTGGATATTGAGGAAAATAAGGAAAAGTTGAACTGGTTGGGAAAAATGGATGCGACTTCACTCAAAAATAAGGTTGCGGCTTCTATTGTTGCCATCTCATCAATTCATTTACTGCGTGTCTTTATGGATGCCCGCAATGTTCCAGACAATAAATTGATGTGGTATGTCATTATCCACCTTACTTTTGTTATATCAGCATTTGTGATGGGATATCTGGATAAACTTACACGCCACCATCATTAG
- a CDS encoding antirestriction protein, which translates to MSDNITYVVPTRSDSYVVNVDTADFKGEVSADTCGLMVTLTVLGYLAALMKQDGHTEWFCGAATSPGSVYPYRFRFDGFFTSQRRILRCNIDDCSGYWLYTHHQNRQTKPALTLLS; encoded by the coding sequence GTGTCTGACAACATCACCTATGTCGTGCCGACACGATCGGATTCGTATGTTGTCAATGTCGATACGGCTGACTTTAAAGGCGAGGTCTCCGCTGATACGTGCGGGCTGATGGTGACCCTGACCGTATTGGGTTATCTGGCTGCCCTGATGAAGCAGGACGGGCACACTGAGTGGTTCTGTGGCGCTGCAACATCCCCAGGCTCAGTGTATCCGTACCGCTTTAGGTTTGACGGGTTTTTCACTTCACAAAGACGAATTTTACGGTGCAACATTGATGATTGTTCTGGATATTGGTTATATACCCATCATCAGAACCGCCAGACAAAACCGGCATTAACACTATTGTCCTGA
- a CDS encoding IS630 family transposase, whose translation MLNKIKAGAQLGHYRLLYFDEAGFAASPPVQYGWSPRGKPHKTEPREHDRRSVLGALNYTDNTLFYQTTSGSITRDDVIDFLEQVAKQGDNRLTFLVLDNARIHHGIEEQIRNGWLREHNMFLFYLPAYSPELNLIEIVWKQAKYHWRRFITWTQNTMEHELNTLLKGYGDQFAINFS comes from the coding sequence ACAGTTAGGCCATTACCGTCTGCTCTATTTCGATGAGGCGGGTTTTGCCGCGTCTCCTCCGGTGCAATATGGATGGAGTCCACGGGGTAAGCCCCATAAAACTGAGCCTCGAGAGCATGACAGACGGTCAGTTCTGGGGGCGTTAAATTACACGGATAACACGCTGTTTTACCAGACAACGTCAGGCAGTATCACGCGCGATGACGTGATTGATTTTTTAGAGCAGGTCGCCAAACAAGGGGACAACCGCCTGACATTTTTAGTGTTGGATAATGCGCGTATCCATCACGGGATCGAAGAACAAATCAGAAATGGCTGGTTACGAGAACACAACATGTTTTTATTCTATCTTCCCGCTTACAGCCCAGAGCTGAATTTGATTGAGATCGTCTGGAAACAGGCCAAATACCATTGGCGACGTTTTATCACTTGGACTCAGAATACAATGGAGCATGAATTAAATACTTTATTGAAAGGTTATGGCGACCAATTTGCAATTAACTTTTCTTGA
- a CDS encoding fatty acid desaturase, with translation MGTLLNIIPNILWSLFSWRGKLSKYDSHFENLISKDKVNSRKEINQLRLDRLSIFVGLLFFFSVSWEWALLCYLPSILLSFILVNIQNYYEHYGANPENKFTNSVSYYGRLYNLLAFNDGYHQEHHISGGTHWSQLPKLRERYYDKFKEQDRIISPVSAILVFLHIKRRLLHKNDKNKG, from the coding sequence ATGGGAACTTTACTAAACATAATTCCAAATATATTATGGTCTTTATTTTCATGGAGAGGTAAGTTAAGTAAGTATGATAGTCATTTTGAAAATTTAATTTCAAAAGATAAAGTTAATAGCAGAAAAGAAATTAACCAATTGCGTTTAGATAGACTTTCAATATTTGTTGGTCTGCTTTTTTTCTTTAGTGTATCTTGGGAATGGGCATTGCTTTGCTATTTACCTTCTATTTTGCTTTCTTTTATTCTGGTAAATATACAAAATTATTATGAACATTATGGAGCCAATCCAGAAAACAAATTCACTAACTCTGTTAGTTATTATGGAAGATTATATAATTTACTGGCATTTAATGATGGATATCATCAGGAACACCATATATCGGGCGGTACTCATTGGAGTCAATTACCTAAATTACGAGAGAGATACTATGATAAATTTAAAGAACAAGATAGAATAATTAGCCCAGTGTCAGCAATTTTAGTTTTTTTACATATAAAAAGAAGATTATTGCATAAAAATGATAAGAACAAGGGATAA
- a CDS encoding phosphoribosyltransferase domain-containing protein, producing the protein MTVCNHLQRYPSQVDNSQFYKKQLNSGTLTVMAERGVASLETLFDIAERRNPKRAFLFVSKVLGRHIPVSPSIMRAVYRQLSEQFPVNLPGPVLYIGMAETAVGLAAGVFQETRQKVASPVFLTSTRHPVEGDLLCEFKEDHSHATDHLIYWPKENHLRQRVSSARTLVLIDDEATTGNTFLNLFEALRHAGLDQIEHIITVTLTDWSGQSIIRRCPLPVSTVSLIEGNWQWEADSFAAVPVMPEVNVTARGKVDIIGTQNWGRLGLDDSQYDLGSDIQATAGEEVLVLGSSEFVWQPFLLAERLEQEGASVKFGSTTRSPISCGHAIQSVMAFTDNYGLEIPNFLYNVAHQQFDRILLCLETPKTSVDPALIAQLSLVAPSVEIVTYD; encoded by the coding sequence ATGACAGTATGTAATCATCTTCAGCGTTACCCATCTCAGGTTGATAACAGCCAGTTTTATAAGAAACAGTTAAATAGTGGAACATTGACTGTAATGGCTGAACGTGGTGTAGCGTCTTTGGAAACATTGTTTGATATTGCTGAACGCCGTAATCCTAAAAGAGCATTCTTATTTGTCAGCAAAGTATTGGGCCGCCATATTCCCGTTAGTCCATCTATTATGCGGGCTGTTTATCGGCAGTTGTCAGAACAGTTTCCGGTTAATTTGCCTGGTCCTGTGCTCTATATCGGTATGGCAGAAACGGCGGTCGGATTGGCCGCCGGCGTTTTTCAGGAGACACGGCAAAAAGTAGCCTCTCCGGTGTTTCTGACATCAACACGCCATCCGGTAGAAGGTGATTTGTTGTGTGAATTTAAAGAGGATCATAGCCATGCAACAGATCATCTGATTTACTGGCCGAAAGAAAATCATCTGCGTCAACGGGTAAGCAGTGCCCGTACCCTTGTTCTGATCGATGATGAAGCGACTACCGGTAATACCTTTCTTAATCTGTTCGAGGCATTGCGTCATGCCGGGCTGGATCAAATTGAGCATATCATCACAGTGACACTGACGGATTGGAGTGGTCAAAGCATCATAAGACGCTGTCCGCTTCCTGTCTCTACTGTTTCTTTGATTGAAGGAAATTGGCAGTGGGAGGCAGATAGTTTTGCTGCTGTTCCTGTCATGCCCGAAGTCAATGTCACCGCGCGGGGAAAGGTCGATATTATCGGTACTCAAAACTGGGGGCGTCTGGGATTGGATGATAGTCAGTATGATCTTGGTTCTGATATTCAGGCAACAGCCGGTGAGGAGGTGTTGGTACTCGGTTCCAGTGAGTTTGTCTGGCAACCATTTTTGCTGGCGGAACGGCTTGAACAGGAAGGTGCATCTGTGAAATTTGGCTCGACAACCCGTTCTCCTATCTCCTGCGGGCATGCAATTCAGTCTGTTATGGCATTTACAGATAATTACGGATTAGAGATACCAAATTTCCTTTATAACGTCGCACACCAACAGTTCGATCGTATACTGCTTTGTCTTGAAACACCGAAAACTTCGGTTGATCCGGCCTTAATTGCGCAATTATCTCTTGTTGCTCCTTCTGTAGAAATTGTGACTTATGATTAA
- a CDS encoding HpcH/HpaI aldolase/citrate lyase family protein has translation MKSIPSANQLGATLYMPATRRNITEIVLHNKVAGLRSLVICLEDSVTEQDIPHAIENLVFVLQALAEAKNSVADIKHHPLIFIRPRNESMGRYLVDTVNLSAVAGLVLPKFTQASLSEWWEIVAATHLGIMPTLETEDVFDVQQMNQLADKLKSHPCYERIIALRIGGNDLMNLISMRRSRNLTLYDGPMGYVIKMLVAVFGSRGFYLTAPVCEHIDNLELLEKELALDIAHGLVGKTAIHPGQIEHIHRALMVNTRDYDDALQILNSNQAVFKFQGAMCEPATHWRWAVNILERAKYNGICSGAGGENNGAFNLF, from the coding sequence ATGAAATCGATCCCTTCTGCAAATCAGCTTGGTGCAACGTTGTATATGCCAGCGACCCGCCGGAATATTACTGAAATTGTACTGCACAATAAAGTGGCAGGGCTGCGCTCTCTGGTGATCTGTCTGGAGGATTCAGTGACTGAACAGGATATCCCCCATGCTATCGAAAATCTCGTGTTTGTATTACAGGCACTGGCAGAGGCAAAGAACTCTGTTGCCGATATTAAACATCATCCTCTGATTTTTATCCGTCCACGTAATGAATCAATGGGACGATATCTGGTTGATACTGTTAATCTTAGCGCTGTCGCTGGTTTGGTTTTGCCTAAATTTACGCAGGCGTCATTATCTGAGTGGTGGGAGATCGTCGCCGCAACCCATCTTGGGATCATGCCGACATTGGAAACTGAAGATGTTTTTGATGTGCAACAAATGAACCAGCTCGCCGATAAGCTTAAATCTCACCCTTGCTATGAGCGTATTATTGCTTTACGTATTGGTGGTAACGATCTGATGAACCTGATTTCTATGCGGCGCTCGCGTAACCTTACTTTATATGATGGCCCGATGGGATATGTGATCAAAATGCTGGTAGCTGTTTTTGGCTCGCGGGGTTTTTATTTGACTGCACCAGTTTGTGAGCATATTGATAATCTGGAGTTACTTGAGAAAGAGCTGGCACTGGACATAGCTCATGGCCTTGTTGGGAAAACGGCCATTCATCCGGGGCAAATAGAACATATTCATCGGGCTTTGATGGTGAACACCCGTGATTACGATGATGCCTTACAGATCCTCAATTCAAATCAGGCGGTATTCAAATTCCAGGGAGCAATGTGTGAACCTGCTACGCACTGGCGTTGGGCGGTGAATATTCTGGAGCGAGCGAAATATAACGGCATCTGTTCGGGAGCTGGTGGAGAAAACAATGGGGCTTTTAACCTGTTTTAA
- a CDS encoding autotransporter domain-containing protein — MNKQKTGLFKNTPSEINLFKTKPCALCYAVACCLAAGSVGAYAENYIETGKLGDPASWHSGEFLAEWGLGAIHADEAYAKGYTGKGIKLGIFDQAVYAEHPEFIGKDKVINLHTFGIREYTDPYIAVKKGDPFSYDGTPSRQRGGKLGNHGTHVAGIAAGSRDGGKMHGVAYNAQIISAENGDPGPEDGIILGNDGSVYQAGWDALIASGARIINNSWGIGIDRKLEEAGRDPKGPHFHLEHANKQFDQIKPILGTKPGGAYQGAIDAGRSGIVTIFAAGNSGNYNEPDAIAGLAWFVPDIAPNWLTVASVQKDANSSNKIPYSISGFSSRCGYTASLCVSAPGSYIYSSVINGTSVDTLKTDYEKFSGTSMAAPHAAGGIAILMERFPYMSGAQVSSVLRTTATDMGKPGIDEIYGWGMINLGKAINGPGMFYTAEDIPATFRIPDPEGVVYGDGQFVADIPGVGAVLDKGKPTERVCEGRQCELDIWSNDISGHGGLTKQGNGALFLTGKNTYSGPTLVKQGLLGISDSLASSVLVKDNGVFGGYGTIGSLTVQHGGTVSPGYSIGKLDVSREVTFEPGSRYAVEITSDGHNDSIHAGDKVQINGGKVEIALLNSNNLLSRDNLADDKAHGLTGQQYNILSTEKDINGRFDNVGSHYLFLNTDLSYQPSKVTLNIARNNTAFADVALTQNERSVAGAVDSLGTGNPVYESILPSTSADQVRHAFKQLDGQIHADITSALVNESRYLRDTLNARLRQAEGRSLSSGIYAENNNAESNHGENKGAWVRLLGAWNHSSGTLNATGYQSSTYGVLLGTDGSIGNYSHFGIATGYTRTSLDGGYRTSADSNNYHIALYGDRRFGDLKLRTGGGYTWHRIDTDRPVNYGYQYDRGEAEYGGRTAQLFVEAAYNLPIALVNLEPFMNLSYVGFRNNGINENGGPATLQADKQHTEATLSTLGLRANHDWQTKWGATVALHGELGWQHQYGERQRAVSSAFRGSNKTFVTHSAPVARDGLVLKANAEMTAGKNVSFTLGYSGLLSSAHQDNSVNAGFVWRF, encoded by the coding sequence ATGAATAAGCAAAAGACAGGTCTATTTAAGAACACCCCATCCGAAATTAATCTATTCAAAACGAAACCATGTGCACTTTGCTATGCCGTTGCTTGCTGTCTTGCGGCTGGCAGTGTCGGAGCATATGCGGAAAATTATATTGAAACTGGTAAGTTGGGTGATCCTGCCAGCTGGCACTCTGGTGAATTCCTTGCTGAGTGGGGGCTTGGTGCGATTCACGCAGATGAAGCATATGCAAAAGGCTATACCGGTAAAGGGATAAAACTGGGAATATTTGATCAGGCTGTTTACGCTGAGCATCCGGAGTTTATAGGAAAAGATAAGGTGATTAACCTTCACACTTTCGGAATACGTGAGTATACCGATCCCTATATTGCGGTGAAGAAAGGTGATCCCTTCTCTTATGATGGTACACCAAGCCGGCAACGGGGGGGCAAATTGGGGAATCACGGTACTCATGTTGCTGGCATTGCTGCCGGTAGCCGTGATGGCGGAAAAATGCATGGTGTGGCCTATAATGCACAGATCATTAGTGCTGAAAATGGCGATCCCGGCCCTGAGGATGGCATTATTTTAGGTAACGACGGCAGTGTATATCAGGCTGGCTGGGATGCACTGATAGCAAGTGGAGCCCGTATTATCAATAACAGTTGGGGCATTGGTATTGATAGAAAGCTTGAAGAGGCGGGGAGAGATCCCAAAGGGCCACATTTCCATCTGGAACATGCCAATAAACAGTTTGATCAAATCAAACCAATATTAGGAACAAAACCGGGTGGCGCGTATCAGGGCGCAATTGATGCCGGGCGTAGTGGCATTGTGACCATTTTTGCTGCGGGTAACAGCGGCAACTATAATGAGCCGGATGCCATAGCGGGTCTGGCCTGGTTTGTACCGGATATTGCGCCAAACTGGTTGACGGTTGCCAGTGTGCAGAAGGATGCTAATAGCAGCAATAAAATTCCCTATAGTATCAGTGGATTTTCGTCCCGCTGTGGTTATACCGCCAGTTTGTGTGTCAGTGCACCCGGTAGTTATATATATAGCTCAGTGATAAATGGAACAAGTGTAGATACGCTAAAAACCGATTACGAAAAATTCAGTGGTACTTCGATGGCAGCCCCTCATGCTGCTGGTGGTATTGCTATTCTGATGGAGCGTTTCCCGTACATGAGCGGTGCCCAGGTTTCTTCCGTGCTCCGCACTACTGCTACTGATATGGGCAAGCCAGGCATTGATGAGATTTACGGTTGGGGAATGATTAATCTCGGTAAAGCGATAAATGGTCCTGGCATGTTTTATACGGCAGAGGATATTCCAGCTACTTTTCGTATTCCTGATCCAGAAGGTGTTGTCTATGGGGATGGACAGTTTGTCGCTGATATTCCCGGTGTTGGTGCTGTTCTCGACAAAGGCAAACCGACCGAACGTGTTTGTGAAGGCAGACAGTGTGAACTTGATATCTGGAGTAATGATATCAGTGGTCACGGTGGGTTAACCAAACAGGGTAATGGTGCGTTATTCCTCACTGGTAAGAATACTTATTCTGGCCCGACATTAGTTAAACAAGGGTTATTGGGGATCAGCGATTCACTGGCTTCTTCAGTCCTGGTAAAAGACAACGGTGTATTCGGTGGTTATGGCACTATTGGTTCCCTTACGGTTCAGCATGGAGGAACGGTCAGTCCGGGCTATTCTATTGGTAAACTCGATGTTTCCCGTGAAGTTACCTTTGAACCTGGCTCTCGTTATGCTGTTGAAATCACATCTGATGGACACAATGACAGCATCCATGCAGGGGATAAGGTACAAATCAACGGTGGCAAGGTAGAAATCGCTCTCCTGAACAGTAATAACCTTCTTTCCCGCGATAATCTTGCTGACGATAAAGCGCATGGCCTGACAGGGCAACAGTATAATATTCTCAGTACAGAAAAGGATATTAATGGGCGTTTTGATAACGTTGGTTCGCACTATCTCTTTTTGAACACTGACTTGTCATATCAGCCCAGTAAAGTGACGCTTAATATAGCACGTAATAATACCGCTTTTGCCGATGTAGCATTGACGCAGAATGAACGCTCTGTGGCTGGTGCTGTTGATTCCCTCGGTACTGGTAATCCGGTTTACGAGAGTATTTTACCTTCTACTTCTGCCGATCAGGTTCGCCATGCTTTCAAACAGCTTGATGGACAGATCCATGCGGACATAACTTCTGCATTGGTTAATGAAAGCCGTTACTTGCGTGATACCCTGAATGCCCGATTGAGGCAGGCTGAAGGCCGTTCGTTATCATCCGGTATTTATGCGGAGAATAATAACGCAGAGAGTAATCACGGAGAGAATAAGGGCGCCTGGGTTCGTTTGCTTGGGGCATGGAACCATAGCTCCGGTACGCTTAATGCTACTGGCTATCAGTCCTCCACTTACGGAGTACTACTCGGAACTGACGGGTCGATAGGTAATTATAGCCATTTTGGTATCGCCACTGGTTATACCCGTACCTCTCTTGACGGTGGTTACCGTACCAGTGCCGACAGTAATAATTATCACATTGCTCTTTATGGTGATCGTCGCTTTGGTGATCTGAAGCTGCGTACCGGAGGTGGATACACCTGGCATCGTATTGATACTGACCGTCCTGTCAATTATGGCTATCAGTACGATCGCGGAGAAGCGGAATATGGTGGCCGTACGGCACAGTTATTTGTTGAAGCTGCGTACAATCTGCCTATAGCTCTGGTAAATCTGGAACCGTTTATGAATCTTTCTTATGTCGGTTTCCGTAATAATGGTATTAACGAAAATGGTGGCCCCGCAACGCTTCAGGCCGATAAACAACATACAGAAGCAACGCTTTCCACACTTGGATTACGTGCTAACCATGATTGGCAGACCAAGTGGGGGGCTACTGTTGCCTTGCATGGTGAGTTAGGTTGGCAACACCAGTATGGTGAGCGTCAGCGCGCGGTGAGTTCAGCGTTTCGTGGAAGTAACAAAACTTTCGTGACCCACAGTGCTCCGGTTGCGCGTGATGGCCTTGTCTTGAAGGCTAATGCTGAAATGACAGCAGGCAAGAATGTGTCATTTACGCTTGGTTATAGTGGATTGTTATCCTCCGCTCATCAGGACAATAGTGTTAATGCCGGTTTTGTCTGGCGGTTCTGA
- a CDS encoding cysteine protease StiP family protein, with protein sequence MNGFSPFSGSYAADDIQFLLEPIQIEMTPVEVKEQLIQSGTRHYSDMLSQEPEPTSYHLDLFDKALQLGAARLATEVVMLARSLILRFGDTPIVLASLVRAGVPLGVMLHQALRKMGKRSYHYGISVIRDRGIDNVALSFIEQQHGTEGLVFVDGWTGKGAIMAELSRSLVGRPGYSGIPRLVVLADPCGCSWLAASDDDWLIPFGILGAPVSGLISRSIWREEGLHGCVKCGHLSEFECSRLLVDIVAEYRDRLDLTTGPTADWQPQENTALLQLSKTVISTLADIYKIDSINRIKPGIAEATRAVLRRVPEQVLVRSLDDPDIALLVYLAQQKNVAITEVGDLIGQYRAVTIIKKVA encoded by the coding sequence ATGAATGGTTTTTCTCCTTTTTCTGGCTCTTATGCTGCCGATGATATCCAGTTTTTGCTAGAACCCATTCAGATTGAAATGACACCGGTTGAGGTTAAAGAGCAGTTAATTCAATCTGGTACTCGCCATTATTCCGATATGTTGAGTCAGGAACCAGAGCCAACCTCTTATCATCTGGATCTGTTCGATAAAGCGTTGCAACTGGGAGCAGCCAGACTGGCGACGGAAGTTGTAATGCTTGCCAGGTCTCTGATATTACGTTTTGGTGATACACCGATTGTGCTGGCGAGTTTGGTCAGAGCGGGAGTACCTTTAGGCGTCATGTTGCATCAGGCTTTGCGGAAGATGGGAAAACGCTCTTACCACTACGGGATTAGTGTCATACGGGATCGTGGCATTGACAACGTCGCACTGTCATTTATAGAACAGCAGCATGGCACGGAAGGGCTGGTGTTTGTGGATGGCTGGACAGGCAAGGGCGCAATCATGGCAGAATTATCCCGCTCGCTGGTGGGGCGACCTGGCTATTCGGGGATTCCCCGTTTGGTGGTGCTGGCTGATCCTTGTGGATGTTCATGGCTGGCAGCCAGTGATGATGATTGGTTAATTCCTTTCGGCATCCTGGGAGCTCCTGTATCAGGGCTGATATCGCGTTCAATTTGGCGTGAAGAAGGATTGCACGGCTGTGTGAAATGTGGTCATCTGAGTGAGTTTGAATGCAGCAGGTTGTTAGTTGATATTGTTGCGGAATACCGTGATCGCTTAGATTTGACGACCGGACCAACAGCGGATTGGCAACCGCAGGAAAACACGGCTTTGCTGCAATTGAGTAAGACCGTAATTTCAACTCTTGCTGACATATATAAGATCGACAGTATTAACCGTATCAAACCCGGAATTGCAGAAGCAACCCGCGCGGTCTTGCGGCGTGTACCGGAACAGGTACTTGTCCGATCACTGGATGATCCTGATATCGCTTTGCTGGTTTATTTAGCGCAGCAGAAAAACGTCGCTATTACAGAAGTGGGCGATCTGATAGGCCAATATCGCGCGGTAACGATTATTAAAAAAGTAGCATGA
- a CDS encoding helix-turn-helix domain-containing protein yields MKSKIILSEPERITLQQLALNHPHRDIRTRGTGLLMLARGIKPSQITAEIGCSLRVIYNWVHMWHNSGIAGLLGGHAGGRYLAMTPDMIATAVEAASAESLTLARIAQCVEAKHGALPCTLETLANTLKKQGLTYKRTRLSLKKSVTKRSLLKNPPC; encoded by the coding sequence ATGAAATCGAAGATAATACTTTCTGAGCCTGAACGAATCACATTGCAACAACTTGCTTTGAATCATCCACATCGGGACATTCGTACGCGAGGAACGGGTTTGCTCATGCTTGCCAGAGGGATCAAGCCGTCCCAGATCACCGCTGAAATCGGATGCAGTCTCCGGGTTATCTATAATTGGGTTCACATGTGGCACAATTCAGGGATAGCGGGATTATTAGGTGGTCATGCCGGAGGCCGGTATCTCGCCATGACGCCTGACATGATTGCCACTGCGGTCGAAGCGGCCAGCGCAGAGTCCCTGACACTCGCCCGGATAGCTCAGTGCGTTGAGGCAAAGCATGGTGCCCTGCCTTGTACGCTTGAAACGCTGGCAAATACCCTGAAAAAGCAGGGGCTCACCTATAAACGAACCCGACTGTCGCTTAAAAAAAGCGTAACGAAACGGAGTTTGCTAAAAAATCCGCCTTGCTGA
- a CDS encoding IS630 family transposase, whose translation MLNKIKAGAQLGHYRLLYFDEAGFAASPPVQYGWSPRGKPHKTEPREHDRRSVLGALNYTDNTLFYQTTSGSITRDDVIDFLEQVAKQGDNRLTFLVLDNARIHHGIEEQIRNGWLREHNMFLFYLPAYSPELNLIEIVWKQAKYHWRRFITWTQNTMEHELNTLLKGYGDQFAINFS comes from the coding sequence TTGCTGAATAAAATTAAGGCTGGAGCACAGTTAGGCCATTACCGTCTGCTCTATTTCGATGAGGCGGGTTTTGCCGCGTCTCCTCCGGTGCAATATGGATGGAGTCCACGGGGTAAGCCCCATAAAACTGAGCCTCGAGAGCATGACAGACGGTCAGTTCTGGGGGCGTTAAATTACACGGATAACACGCTGTTTTACCAGACAACGTCAGGCAGTATCACGCGCGATGACGTGATTGATTTTTTAGAGCAGGTCGCCAAACAAGGGGACAACCGCCTGACATTTTTAGTGTTGGATAATGCGCGTATCCATCACGGGATCGAAGAACAAATCAGAAATGGCTGGTTACGAGAACACAACATGTTTTTATTCTATCTTCCCGCTTACAGCCCAGAGCTGAATTTGATTGAGATCGTCTGGAAACAGGCCAAATACCATTGGCGACGTTTTATCACTTGGACTCAGAATACAATGGAGCATGAATTAAATACTTTATTGAAAGGTTATGGCGACCAATTTGCAATTAACTTTTCTTGA